In Campylobacter suis, the following proteins share a genomic window:
- a CDS encoding glycosyltransferase yields MKKIIFVTESLVTMGGVVRVITNWSNYFIKKGYEVENVSVKEGKPFFDLDNRVKFTIVKFKFKFKLLKIFDIIPNTFKMYLFLKSRIHTNIIFNKSLYIEPIWILRKLGLFKNINLIYMHHGGSHDFRKFYIGRFWTRHRVKMIFDSFDKVVCLYNNEENYPTQVNLNKLFFIANPVSFVGNNVVFEKKENILLFLGRVTYKKGIDTLLYAWEYAHKYLPEWKLEIVGEGEDKNKAISLAKKLKLKNIEFINGTNNTKPFFERSKIFIMPSTAEGMPMTIIEAMACKCCVVSSKTQGGKKLVKDKKNGFLFDIGKTKELYSLILDIAKNEQMMKKISDTGYESISEYNIDVVVKKWNEILVY; encoded by the coding sequence ATGAAAAAAATAATTTTTGTAACTGAATCGTTAGTTACTATGGGTGGGGTCGTTAGGGTTATAACCAATTGGAGTAATTATTTTATAAAAAAAGGTTATGAAGTGGAAAATGTTTCAGTTAAAGAAGGTAAACCTTTTTTTGACTTAGATAATAGGGTTAAATTTACTATTGTGAAATTTAAATTTAAATTTAAATTATTAAAAATATTTGATATTATTCCAAATACTTTTAAAATGTATTTATTTTTAAAATCTCGCATTCACACAAATATAATTTTCAATAAGTCTTTATATATTGAACCAATTTGGATATTACGAAAATTAGGATTATTTAAAAATATTAATTTAATATATATGCACCATGGTGGAAGCCATGATTTTAGGAAATTTTATATTGGCAGATTTTGGACTAGGCATAGAGTAAAAATGATTTTTGATTCCTTTGATAAAGTTGTGTGCTTGTATAACAATGAAGAAAATTATCCTACTCAGGTTAATTTAAATAAATTGTTTTTTATTGCTAATCCAGTTAGTTTTGTGGGGAATAATGTAGTATTTGAAAAAAAAGAAAATATATTATTATTTTTGGGCAGAGTAACATATAAAAAAGGTATAGATACACTTTTGTATGCCTGGGAATATGCGCATAAGTATTTACCAGAATGGAAACTTGAGATAGTTGGCGAAGGCGAGGATAAGAATAAGGCAATAAGTCTTGCCAAAAAATTAAAATTAAAAAATATAGAATTTATCAATGGTACAAATAATACTAAGCCATTTTTTGAAAGATCAAAAATTTTTATCATGCCATCAACAGCCGAGGGTATGCCAATGACAATAATAGAAGCTATGGCTTGTAAATGCTGTGTGGTATCATCTAAAACGCAAGGCGGTAAAAAATTAGTAAAAGATAAAAAAAATGGTTTTTTATTTGATATAGGAAAAACAAAAGAATTATATTCTTTAATTTTGGATATTGCAAAAAATGAACAAATGATGAAAAAAATTTCAGATACTGGATATGAAAGCATTTCTGAATATAATATAGATGTAGTAGTAAAGAAGTGGAATGAAATACTTGTATATTAA